In Odocoileus virginianus isolate 20LAN1187 ecotype Illinois chromosome 5, Ovbor_1.2, whole genome shotgun sequence, a single window of DNA contains:
- the PTCH2 gene encoding protein patched homolog 2 isoform X4: MARPPPLGELPPGYTSPARPATPQILAGSLKAPLWLRAYFQGLLFSLGCGIQRHCGKVLFLGLLAFGALALGLRVAIIETDLEQLWVEAGSRVSQELEYTKEKLGEEAAYTSQVLIQTPRREGENILTPEALGLHLQAALTASKVQVSLYGKSWDLNKICYKSGVPLIENGMIERMIEKLFPCVILTPLDCFWEGAKLQGGSAYLPGRPDIQWTNLDPEQLLEELGPFASLEGFRELLDKAQAPNVAQELSGGCHGFSHKFMHWQEELLLGGMARDPQGQLLRAEALQSTFLLMSPRQLYEHFRGDYQTHDIGWSEEQAGTVLQAWQRRFVQLAQESLPENASQQIHAFSSTTLDDILHAFSEVSAARVVGGYLLMLAYACVTMLRWDCAQSQGAVGLAGVLLVAMAVASGLGLCALLGIAFNAATTQVLPFLALGIGVDDIFLLAHAFTEAPPGTPLQERTGECLQRTGTSVTLTSINNMVAFFMAALVPIPALRAFSLQAAIVVGCNFAAVMLVFPAVLSLDLHRRHCQRLDVLCCFSSPCSARVIQILPQELGNGTVPVGIAHLTATVQAFAHCEASSQHVVTILPPQAHLVPPPSDALGSELFSPGGSTRDLLGQEEGTGQKAACKSLPCARWNLAHFARSQFAPLLLQFHTKAVVLILSGALLGLSLYGATLVQDGLALTDVVPRGTKEHAFLSAQLRYFSLYEVALVTQGGFDYAHSQRALFDLHQRFSSLKAVLPPPATQAPRTWLHYYRNWLQGIQAAFDQDWASGRITRHSYRNGSEDGALAYKLLVQTGDAQEPLDFSQLTTRKLVDKEGLIPPELFYMGLTVWVSSDPLGLAASQANFYPPPPEWLHDKYDTTGENLRIPAAQPLEFAQFPFLLHGLQKTADFVEAIEGARAACAEAGRAGVRAYPSGSPFLFWEQYLGLRRCFLLAVCILLLCTFLVCALLLLNPWTAALIVLVLAMMTVELFGIMGFLGIKLSAIPVVILVASVGIGVEFTVHVALGFLTAQGSRNLRAAQALERTFAPVTDGAISTLLGLLMLAGSNFDFIVRYFFVVLTILTLLGLLHGLVLLPVLLSILGPPPEVVQMYKESAEVLSPPAPQGGGLRWGVSSTLPQSFARVTTSMTVALHPPPLPGAYIHPASEEPAWSPAATPAASGPSNLGSRGLCPASG, encoded by the exons ATGGCTCGGCCGCCACCTCTCGGGGAGCTACCCCCGGGCTACACATCCCCAGCTCGACCTGCAACACCCCAG ATCCTAGCTGGGAGCCTGAAGGCTCCACTCTGGCTCCGTGCTTACTTCCAGGGCCTGCTCTTCTCTTTGGGCTGCGGGATCCAGAGACACTGTGGCAAAGTGCTCTTCCTGGGACTGTTGGCCTTTGGGGCCCTAGCACTGGGTCTCCGCGTGGCCATCATTGAGACAGACCTAGAACAGCTCTGGGTGGAAG CGGGCAGCCGGGTGAGCCAGGAACTGGAATACACCAAGGAGAAGCTGGGGGAGGAGGCCGCGTATACCTCCCAGGTGTTGATACAGACCCCGCGCCGGGAGGGAGAGAACATCCTCACGCCTGAGGCCCTTGGCCTCCACCTCCAGGCAGCCCTCACCGCCAGTAAAGTGCAAGTATCACTCTATGGAAA GTCCTGGGATCTGAACAAAATCTGCTACAAGTCAGGAGTTCCCCTAATTGAAAATGGAATGATTGAGCGg ATGATTGAGAAGCTGTTTCCATGCGTGATCCTCACCCCCCTCGACTGCTTCTGGGAGGGAGCCAAACTCCAAGGGGGCTCTGCCTACTTGCC GGGTCGCCCTGACATCCAGTGGACCAACCTGGACCCAGAGCAGCTGCTGGAGGAGCTGGGCCCCTTTGCCTCCCTTGAGGGCTTCCGGGAGCTGCTAGACAAGGCACAG GCTCCCAACGTGGCTCAGGAGTTGAGTGGGGGCTGCCACGGCTTCTCCCACAAGTTTATGCACTGGCAGGAGGAGCTGCTGTTGGGAGGCATGGCCAGAGACCCCCAAGGACAGCTGCTGAG GGCAGAGGCCCTGCAGAGCACGTTCCTGCTGATGAGCCCCCGCCAGCTCTACGAACACTTCCGGGGTGACTACCAGACCCACGACATTGGCTGGAGCGAGGAGCAGGCGGGCACGGTCCTGCAGGCCTGGCAGCGGCGGTTTGTGCAG CTGGCCCAGGAGTCCCTGCCTGAGAACGCATCCCAGCAGATCCACGCCTTCTCCTCCACCACCCTGGATGACATCCTGCACGCCTTCTCTGAAGTCAGCGCTGCCCGTGTGGTGGGGGGCTATCTGCTCATG CTAGCCTATGCCTGCGTGACAATGCTGCGGTGGGACTGTGCCCAGTCCCAGGGTGCAGTGGGCCTCGCTGGGGTGCTGCTGGTGGCCATGGCGGTGGCCTCGGGCCTGGGGCTCTGTGCCCTCTTGGGCATCGCCTTCAACGCTGCCACCACCCAG GTGCTGCCTTTCTTGGCGCTGGGCATCGGCGTGGACGACATATTCCTGCTGGCACACGCCTTCACAGAGGCTCCACCTGGCACCCCTCTCCAG GAGCGCACAGGGGAGTGTCTGCAGCGCACGGGCACCAGCGTCACACTCACGTCCATCAACAACATGGTTGCCTTCTTCATGGCCGCCCTGGTTCCCATCCCTGCACTGCGGGCCTTCTCCTTGCAG GCAGCCATAGTGGTGGGCTGCAACTTCGCAGCCGTGATGCTTGTCTTCCCCGCGGTCCTCAGCCTGGACCTGCACCGGCGCCACTGCCAGCGCCTGGATGTGCTCTGCTGCTTCTCTAG CCCCTGCTCTGCTCGGGTGATTCAGATTCTGCCCCAGGAGCTGGGGAACGGGACGGTACCAGTGGGCATTGCCCACCTGACTGCCACGGTTCAAGCCTTTGCCCACTGTGAAGCCAGCAGCCAACATGTGGTCACCATCTTGCCTCCCCAAGCCCACCTGGTGCCACCACCTTCTGACGCTTTGGGCTCTGAGCTCTTCAGCCCAGGAGGGTCCACACGGGACCTTCTAGgacaggaggaggggacagggcagAAGGCAGCCTGCAAGTCCCTGCCCTGTGCCCGCTGGAATCTTGCCCATTTTGCCCGCTCTCAGTTTGCACCCTTGTTGCTCCAGTTCCACACCAAG GCTGTAGTACTGATACTTTCTGGGGCTCTCCTGGGCCTGAGCCTCTATGGAGCAACCTTGGTGCAGGATGGTCTGGCCCTGACTGATGTGGTGCCGCGCGGCACCAAGGAGCATGCCTTCCTGAGCGCCCAGCTCAGGTACTTCTCTCTGTACGAGGTGGCTCTGGTGACACAGGGTGGCTTTGACTACGCCCACTCCCAACGCGCCCTCTTTGATCTGCACCAGCGCTTCAGTTCCCTCAAGGCCGTGCTGCCCCCACCGGCCACCCAGGCACCCCGCACCTGGCTCCACTACTATCGCAACTGGCTACAGG GAATCCAGGCTGCGTTTGACCAGGACTGGGCTTCTGGGCGCATCACCCGCCACTCATACCGCAATGGCTCTGAGGATGGGGCTCTGGCATACAAGCTGCTCGTCCAGACCGGGGATGCCCAGGAGCCTCTGGATTTCAGCCAG CTGACCACCAGGAAGCTGGTGGACAAGGAAGGGCTGATCCCACCCGAGCTCTTCTACATGGGGCTGACCGTGTGGGTGAGCAGTGACCCCCTGGGTCTGGCAGCCTCGCAGGCCAACTTCTATCCCCCACCCCCCGAGTGGCTGCATGACAAGTACGACACCACGGGGGAGAACCTTCGCA TCCCGGCGGCCCAGCCCTTGGAGTTTGCCCAGTTCCCCTTCCTCTTGCACGGCCTCCAGAAGACTGCAGACTTCGTGGAGGCCATCGAGGGGGCCCGGGCAGCATGTGCCGAGGCCGGCCGGGCCGGGGTGCGTGCCTACCCCAGCGGCTCCCCCTTCCTCTTCTGGGAGCAGTACCTGGGCCTGCGGCGCTGCTTCCTGCTGGCAGTCTGCATCCTGCTGCTGTGTACTTTCCTCGTCTGTGCCCTGCTGCTGCTCAACCCCTGGACAGCTGCGCTCATA gtACTGGTCCTGGCGATGATGACTGTGGAGCTCTTTGGCATCATGGGTTTCCTGGGCATCAAGCTGAGTGCCATCCCGGTGGTGATTCTTGTGGCCTCCGTAGGCATTGGTGTCGAGTTCACCGTCCACGTGGCTCTG GGCTTCCTGACTGCGCAGGGTAGCCGGAACCTGCGGGCTGCCCAGGCCCTGGAGCGCACGTTCGCCCCAGTGACCGATGGGGCCATCTCCACGTTGCTAGGACTGCTCATGCTTGCTGGCTCCAACTTTGACTTCATCGTAAG GTACTTCTTCGTGGTGCTGACAATACTTACACTCCTGGGCCTCCTTCATGGGCTCGTGCTGCTGCCGGTACTGCTGTCCATCCTGGGCCCCCCACCAGAG GTGGTACAGATGTACAAGGAGAGCGCAGAGGTCCTGAGCCCCCCAGCTCCACAGGGAGGAGGGCTCAGGTGGGGGGTATCCTCCACCCTGCCCCAGAGCTTTGCCAGAGTGACTACCTCCATGACTGTGGCCCTCCACCCGCCCCCACTGCCTGGTGCCTACATCCACCCAGCCTCCGAGGAGCCTGCTTGGTCGCCTGCTGCCACACCAGCTGCCAGTGGCCCCAGCAACCTCGGCTCTAGGGGACTGTGTCCAGCCAGCGGGTGA
- the PTCH2 gene encoding protein patched homolog 2 isoform X6, whose amino-acid sequence MARPPPLGELPPGYTSPARPATPQILAGSLKAPLWLRAYFQGLLFSLGCGIQRHCGKVLFLGLLAFGALALGLRVAIIETDLEQLWVEAGSRVSQELEYTKEKLGEEAAYTSQVLIQTPRREGENILTPEALGLHLQAALTASKVQVSLYGKSWDLNKICYKSGVPLIENGMIERMIEKLFPCVILTPLDCFWEGAKLQGGSAYLPGRPDIQWTNLDPEQLLEELGPFASLEGFRELLDKAQVGQAYVGRPCLHPDDLHCPPSAPNHHSRQAPNVAQELSGGCHGFSHKFMHWQEELLLGGMARDPQGQLLRAEALQSTFLLMSPRQLYEHFRGDYQTHDIGWSEEQAGTVLQAWQRRFVQLAQESLPENASQQIHAFSSTTLDDILHAFSEVSAARVVGGYLLMLAYACVTMLRWDCAQSQGAVGLAGVLLVAMAVASGLGLCALLGIAFNAATTQVLPFLALGIGVDDIFLLAHAFTEAPPGTPLQERTGECLQRTGTSVTLTSINNMVAFFMAALVPIPALRAFSLQAAIVVGCNFAAVMLVFPAVLSLDLHRRHCQRLDVLCCFSSPCSARVIQILPQELGNGTVPVGIAHLTATVQAFAHCEASSQHVVTILPPQAHLVPPPSDALGSELFSPGGSTRDLLGQEEGTGQKAACKSLPCARWNLAHFARSQFAPLLLQFHTKAVVLILSGALLGLSLYGATLVQDGLALTDVVPRGTKEHAFLSAQLRYFSLYEVALVTQGGFDYAHSQRALFDLHQRFSSLKAVLPPPATQAPRTWLHYYRNWLQGIQAAFDQDWASGRITRHSYRNGSEDGALAYKLLVQTGDAQEPLDFSQLTTRKLVDKEGLIPPELFYMGLTVWVSSDPLGLAASQANFYPPPPEWLHDKYDTTGENLRIPGPAALLPAGSLHPAAVYFPRLCPAAAQPLDSCAHSTGPGDDDCGALWHHGFPGHQAECHPGGDSCGLRRHWCRVHRPRGSGEHRH is encoded by the exons ATGGCTCGGCCGCCACCTCTCGGGGAGCTACCCCCGGGCTACACATCCCCAGCTCGACCTGCAACACCCCAG ATCCTAGCTGGGAGCCTGAAGGCTCCACTCTGGCTCCGTGCTTACTTCCAGGGCCTGCTCTTCTCTTTGGGCTGCGGGATCCAGAGACACTGTGGCAAAGTGCTCTTCCTGGGACTGTTGGCCTTTGGGGCCCTAGCACTGGGTCTCCGCGTGGCCATCATTGAGACAGACCTAGAACAGCTCTGGGTGGAAG CGGGCAGCCGGGTGAGCCAGGAACTGGAATACACCAAGGAGAAGCTGGGGGAGGAGGCCGCGTATACCTCCCAGGTGTTGATACAGACCCCGCGCCGGGAGGGAGAGAACATCCTCACGCCTGAGGCCCTTGGCCTCCACCTCCAGGCAGCCCTCACCGCCAGTAAAGTGCAAGTATCACTCTATGGAAA GTCCTGGGATCTGAACAAAATCTGCTACAAGTCAGGAGTTCCCCTAATTGAAAATGGAATGATTGAGCGg ATGATTGAGAAGCTGTTTCCATGCGTGATCCTCACCCCCCTCGACTGCTTCTGGGAGGGAGCCAAACTCCAAGGGGGCTCTGCCTACTTGCC GGGTCGCCCTGACATCCAGTGGACCAACCTGGACCCAGAGCAGCTGCTGGAGGAGCTGGGCCCCTTTGCCTCCCTTGAGGGCTTCCGGGAGCTGCTAGACAAGGCACAGGTGGGCCAGGCCTACGTGGGGCGGCCCTGTCTGCACCCTGACGACCTCCACTGCCCACCTAGTGCCCCTAACCATCACAGCAGGCAG GCTCCCAACGTGGCTCAGGAGTTGAGTGGGGGCTGCCACGGCTTCTCCCACAAGTTTATGCACTGGCAGGAGGAGCTGCTGTTGGGAGGCATGGCCAGAGACCCCCAAGGACAGCTGCTGAG GGCAGAGGCCCTGCAGAGCACGTTCCTGCTGATGAGCCCCCGCCAGCTCTACGAACACTTCCGGGGTGACTACCAGACCCACGACATTGGCTGGAGCGAGGAGCAGGCGGGCACGGTCCTGCAGGCCTGGCAGCGGCGGTTTGTGCAG CTGGCCCAGGAGTCCCTGCCTGAGAACGCATCCCAGCAGATCCACGCCTTCTCCTCCACCACCCTGGATGACATCCTGCACGCCTTCTCTGAAGTCAGCGCTGCCCGTGTGGTGGGGGGCTATCTGCTCATG CTAGCCTATGCCTGCGTGACAATGCTGCGGTGGGACTGTGCCCAGTCCCAGGGTGCAGTGGGCCTCGCTGGGGTGCTGCTGGTGGCCATGGCGGTGGCCTCGGGCCTGGGGCTCTGTGCCCTCTTGGGCATCGCCTTCAACGCTGCCACCACCCAG GTGCTGCCTTTCTTGGCGCTGGGCATCGGCGTGGACGACATATTCCTGCTGGCACACGCCTTCACAGAGGCTCCACCTGGCACCCCTCTCCAG GAGCGCACAGGGGAGTGTCTGCAGCGCACGGGCACCAGCGTCACACTCACGTCCATCAACAACATGGTTGCCTTCTTCATGGCCGCCCTGGTTCCCATCCCTGCACTGCGGGCCTTCTCCTTGCAG GCAGCCATAGTGGTGGGCTGCAACTTCGCAGCCGTGATGCTTGTCTTCCCCGCGGTCCTCAGCCTGGACCTGCACCGGCGCCACTGCCAGCGCCTGGATGTGCTCTGCTGCTTCTCTAG CCCCTGCTCTGCTCGGGTGATTCAGATTCTGCCCCAGGAGCTGGGGAACGGGACGGTACCAGTGGGCATTGCCCACCTGACTGCCACGGTTCAAGCCTTTGCCCACTGTGAAGCCAGCAGCCAACATGTGGTCACCATCTTGCCTCCCCAAGCCCACCTGGTGCCACCACCTTCTGACGCTTTGGGCTCTGAGCTCTTCAGCCCAGGAGGGTCCACACGGGACCTTCTAGgacaggaggaggggacagggcagAAGGCAGCCTGCAAGTCCCTGCCCTGTGCCCGCTGGAATCTTGCCCATTTTGCCCGCTCTCAGTTTGCACCCTTGTTGCTCCAGTTCCACACCAAG GCTGTAGTACTGATACTTTCTGGGGCTCTCCTGGGCCTGAGCCTCTATGGAGCAACCTTGGTGCAGGATGGTCTGGCCCTGACTGATGTGGTGCCGCGCGGCACCAAGGAGCATGCCTTCCTGAGCGCCCAGCTCAGGTACTTCTCTCTGTACGAGGTGGCTCTGGTGACACAGGGTGGCTTTGACTACGCCCACTCCCAACGCGCCCTCTTTGATCTGCACCAGCGCTTCAGTTCCCTCAAGGCCGTGCTGCCCCCACCGGCCACCCAGGCACCCCGCACCTGGCTCCACTACTATCGCAACTGGCTACAGG GAATCCAGGCTGCGTTTGACCAGGACTGGGCTTCTGGGCGCATCACCCGCCACTCATACCGCAATGGCTCTGAGGATGGGGCTCTGGCATACAAGCTGCTCGTCCAGACCGGGGATGCCCAGGAGCCTCTGGATTTCAGCCAG CTGACCACCAGGAAGCTGGTGGACAAGGAAGGGCTGATCCCACCCGAGCTCTTCTACATGGGGCTGACCGTGTGGGTGAGCAGTGACCCCCTGGGTCTGGCAGCCTCGCAGGCCAACTTCTATCCCCCACCCCCCGAGTGGCTGCATGACAAGTACGACACCACGGGGGAGAACCTTCGCA TACCTGGGCCTGCGGCGCTGCTTCCTGCTGGCAGTCTGCATCCTGCTGCTGTGTACTTTCCTCGTCTGTGCCCTGCTGCTGCTCAACCCCTGGACAGCTGCGCTCATA gtACTGGTCCTGGCGATGATGACTGTGGAGCTCTTTGGCATCATGGGTTTCCTGGGCATCAAGCTGAGTGCCATCCCGGTGGTGATTCTTGTGGCCTCCGTAGGCATTGGTGTCGAGTTCACCGTCCACGTGGCTCTGGTGAGCACAGGCACTAG
- the PTCH2 gene encoding protein patched homolog 2 isoform X7: MARPPPLGELPPGYTSPARPATPQILAGSLKAPLWLRAYFQGLLFSLGCGIQRHCGKVLFLGLLAFGALALGLRVAIIETDLEQLWVEAGSRVSQELEYTKEKLGEEAAYTSQVLIQTPRREGENILTPEALGLHLQAALTASKVQVSLYGKSWDLNKICYKSGVPLIENGMIERMIEKLFPCVILTPLDCFWEGAKLQGGSAYLPGRPDIQWTNLDPEQLLEELGPFASLEGFRELLDKAQVGQAYVGRPCLHPDDLHCPPSAPNHHSRQAPNVAQELSGGCHGFSHKFMHWQEELLLGGMARDPQGQLLRAEALQSTFLLMSPRQLYEHFRGDYQTHDIGWSEEQAGTVLQAWQRRFVQLAQESLPENASQQIHAFSSTTLDDILHAFSEVSAARVVGGYLLMLAYACVTMLRWDCAQSQGAVGLAGVLLVAMAVASGLGLCALLGIAFNAATTQVLPFLALGIGVDDIFLLAHAFTEAPPGTPLQERTGECLQRTGTSVTLTSINNMVAFFMAALVPIPALRAFSLQAAIVVGCNFAAVMLVFPAVLSLDLHRRHCQRLDVLCCFSSPCSARVIQILPQELGNGTVPVGIAHLTATVQAFAHCEASSQHVVTILPPQAHLVPPPSDALGSELFSPGGSTRDLLGQEEGTGQKAACKSLPCARWNLAHFARSQFAPLLLQFHTKAVVLILSGALLGLSLYGATLVQDGLALTDVVPRGTKEHAFLSAQLSASVPSRPCCPHRPPRHPAPGSTTIATGYRESRLRLTRTGLLGASPATHTAMALRMGLWHTSCSSRPGMPRSLWISAS, translated from the exons ATGGCTCGGCCGCCACCTCTCGGGGAGCTACCCCCGGGCTACACATCCCCAGCTCGACCTGCAACACCCCAG ATCCTAGCTGGGAGCCTGAAGGCTCCACTCTGGCTCCGTGCTTACTTCCAGGGCCTGCTCTTCTCTTTGGGCTGCGGGATCCAGAGACACTGTGGCAAAGTGCTCTTCCTGGGACTGTTGGCCTTTGGGGCCCTAGCACTGGGTCTCCGCGTGGCCATCATTGAGACAGACCTAGAACAGCTCTGGGTGGAAG CGGGCAGCCGGGTGAGCCAGGAACTGGAATACACCAAGGAGAAGCTGGGGGAGGAGGCCGCGTATACCTCCCAGGTGTTGATACAGACCCCGCGCCGGGAGGGAGAGAACATCCTCACGCCTGAGGCCCTTGGCCTCCACCTCCAGGCAGCCCTCACCGCCAGTAAAGTGCAAGTATCACTCTATGGAAA GTCCTGGGATCTGAACAAAATCTGCTACAAGTCAGGAGTTCCCCTAATTGAAAATGGAATGATTGAGCGg ATGATTGAGAAGCTGTTTCCATGCGTGATCCTCACCCCCCTCGACTGCTTCTGGGAGGGAGCCAAACTCCAAGGGGGCTCTGCCTACTTGCC GGGTCGCCCTGACATCCAGTGGACCAACCTGGACCCAGAGCAGCTGCTGGAGGAGCTGGGCCCCTTTGCCTCCCTTGAGGGCTTCCGGGAGCTGCTAGACAAGGCACAGGTGGGCCAGGCCTACGTGGGGCGGCCCTGTCTGCACCCTGACGACCTCCACTGCCCACCTAGTGCCCCTAACCATCACAGCAGGCAG GCTCCCAACGTGGCTCAGGAGTTGAGTGGGGGCTGCCACGGCTTCTCCCACAAGTTTATGCACTGGCAGGAGGAGCTGCTGTTGGGAGGCATGGCCAGAGACCCCCAAGGACAGCTGCTGAG GGCAGAGGCCCTGCAGAGCACGTTCCTGCTGATGAGCCCCCGCCAGCTCTACGAACACTTCCGGGGTGACTACCAGACCCACGACATTGGCTGGAGCGAGGAGCAGGCGGGCACGGTCCTGCAGGCCTGGCAGCGGCGGTTTGTGCAG CTGGCCCAGGAGTCCCTGCCTGAGAACGCATCCCAGCAGATCCACGCCTTCTCCTCCACCACCCTGGATGACATCCTGCACGCCTTCTCTGAAGTCAGCGCTGCCCGTGTGGTGGGGGGCTATCTGCTCATG CTAGCCTATGCCTGCGTGACAATGCTGCGGTGGGACTGTGCCCAGTCCCAGGGTGCAGTGGGCCTCGCTGGGGTGCTGCTGGTGGCCATGGCGGTGGCCTCGGGCCTGGGGCTCTGTGCCCTCTTGGGCATCGCCTTCAACGCTGCCACCACCCAG GTGCTGCCTTTCTTGGCGCTGGGCATCGGCGTGGACGACATATTCCTGCTGGCACACGCCTTCACAGAGGCTCCACCTGGCACCCCTCTCCAG GAGCGCACAGGGGAGTGTCTGCAGCGCACGGGCACCAGCGTCACACTCACGTCCATCAACAACATGGTTGCCTTCTTCATGGCCGCCCTGGTTCCCATCCCTGCACTGCGGGCCTTCTCCTTGCAG GCAGCCATAGTGGTGGGCTGCAACTTCGCAGCCGTGATGCTTGTCTTCCCCGCGGTCCTCAGCCTGGACCTGCACCGGCGCCACTGCCAGCGCCTGGATGTGCTCTGCTGCTTCTCTAG CCCCTGCTCTGCTCGGGTGATTCAGATTCTGCCCCAGGAGCTGGGGAACGGGACGGTACCAGTGGGCATTGCCCACCTGACTGCCACGGTTCAAGCCTTTGCCCACTGTGAAGCCAGCAGCCAACATGTGGTCACCATCTTGCCTCCCCAAGCCCACCTGGTGCCACCACCTTCTGACGCTTTGGGCTCTGAGCTCTTCAGCCCAGGAGGGTCCACACGGGACCTTCTAGgacaggaggaggggacagggcagAAGGCAGCCTGCAAGTCCCTGCCCTGTGCCCGCTGGAATCTTGCCCATTTTGCCCGCTCTCAGTTTGCACCCTTGTTGCTCCAGTTCCACACCAAG GCTGTAGTACTGATACTTTCTGGGGCTCTCCTGGGCCTGAGCCTCTATGGAGCAACCTTGGTGCAGGATGGTCTGGCCCTGACTGATGTGGTGCCGCGCGGCACCAAGGAGCATGCCTTCCTGAGCGCCCAGCTCAG CGCTTCAGTTCCCTCAAGGCCGTGCTGCCCCCACCGGCCACCCAGGCACCCCGCACCTGGCTCCACTACTATCGCAACTGGCTACAGG GAATCCAGGCTGCGTTTGACCAGGACTGGGCTTCTGGGCGCATCACCCGCCACTCATACCGCAATGGCTCTGAGGATGGGGCTCTGGCATACAAGCTGCTCGTCCAGACCGGGGATGCCCAGGAGCCTCTGGATTTCAGCCAG CTGA